The window AAGCCGTACTCGAGGCCCCGCTGTTCGGTGTGCGCTGGCGCTGGAATGCCGGGGTCGCGCTGGCGCTGCCACGCTACAGTGGCGGGCGCAAAGTCCCGCCGCAGATCCAGCGGATGAAAAGCGAAGACCTGATCGCCAGCGTATTTCCCGACCAGATTGCCTGCGTTGAAAACCTCGCCGGCGAACGGGAAATTCCCGACCATCCCCTGGTGGAACAAACCCTCGACGATTGCCTGCACGAAGCCATGGACAGCGAAGGTTGGCTGGCGTTGTTGCGGCGCATGGAACGCGGTGAGATCCGCCTGATTAGCCGCGACCTGCCGGCGCCCTCGCCGCTGGCAGCGGAAATTCTCAGTGCCCGACCCTACACCTTTCTCGACGATGCGCCGCTGGAAGAGCGCCGCACTCAAGCCGTGCTCAACCGCCGCTGGAGCGATCCGCAGTCCACCGACGACCTCGGTGCGCTGGATGCGGAGGCGATTCAAGCCGTGCGCGAGGAAGCCTGGCCAACGCCGACGGGGGTCGATGAAATGCATGAGGCGTTGATGAGCCTCGCGTGTATCACCGCCGCCGAGGCCCAGGCCCATCCAGACTGGCTCGAATGGCTGAACGCCTTGGCCGACAGCGGTCGCGCCAGCCGCTTGCAAGTCAATGCCGGGCAAACGCTGTGGTTGGCACTGGAGCGGCTGACCTGCCTGCAAGCGATTTATCCACAAGCGATTTTGCAGCCACCGTTGCAGGCACTGCCCGGGTTCGATGAAGTCTGGACGGCGGACGAAGCGGTGCTGGAAGTGATTCGTGCGCGACTCAGCGCATTCGGGCCGCTACCGCTGAACGCGATTGCCGAACCGCTCGGTTTACCGGCGACCCAAGTCACCCAGGCGTTGGCGCAACTGGAACGCGAAGGCTATGTGCTGCGCGGTCAATTCACCCCCGGCACGGCGGAGGAAGAATGGTGCGAGCGGCACTTGCTGGCGCGGATTCACCGCTACACCGTCAAGCGTCTGCGGCGGGAAATCGAACCCGTGGCGTTGCAGGATTTCATGCGGTTCCTGTTCGATTGGCAGCATCTGTCTGCCGCAACCCAAGGCCAGGGCAGCGCAGTGTTGCCCGCGATAGTCGGTCAGTTCGAAGGCTACCCCGCCGCCGCTTCAGCCTGGGACAGCGATATTTTGCCGGCGCGAATAAAAGACTATTCAGCGAGTTGGCTGGATGACCTGTGTCGCAGCGGCAAACTGGTGTGGACGCGACTGACCGCGCGCAACAAGAGCGCCAGCACGGCGCTGCGCAGCACACCGATTCTGCTGCTGCCGCGCAGCCAGGTCGGGTTGTGGAGCGGATTGACCGAGCAGACGCCGGTCAGCGAGCTGTCGCCCAAAACGCAAAAAGTTTATGAAGCACTCAGCCAACACGGTGCGCTGTTTTTCGATGAGCTGATTCACGAGGCTCATCTGCTGCGCTCGGAACTGGAAATCGCCTTGCAGGAATTGGTCGGCGCCGGGTTGGTGAATGCCGACAGCTTCGCCGGGCTGCGTGCACTGATTACGCCGGCCAGCAAACGCCAGAACCGCAGCAGCCGACGCGGGCGCGGAGCGTTTGTCGGCGGCATGGACGATGCCGGACGCTGGGCCTTGCTGCGACGCGGCGCACAAGCTCCGGTTGTGGAGAATAAACGTCCGGCACCGACGCCGACCGACACCCTTGAACACATCGCCATGACCTTGCTCCGGCGTTACGGCGTGGTGTTCTGGCGCTTGCTGGAACGGGAAGCGGATTGGTTGCCAAGCTGGCGGGAATTGCTGCGCACTTTCCATCGGCTGGAAGCTCGCGGCGAGATTCGCGGAGGAAGGTTTGTCAGTGGCTTGGCCGGTGAACAGTTTGCGCTGCCCGAGGCCATACCATTGTTGCGCGAGGTGCGGCGACGGCCGCATGACGGGAGTTTGATTGCCGTGTGCGGAGTTGATCCACTGAACCTCGCCGGGACGCTTTTACCGGGCGCAAAAGTACCGGCATTGGCGAGTAATCGATTGGTGTATCGCGATGGATTGCCCGCCGCTGCCGAGATTGCCGGAAAGCAGATTTTTTGGTTGGAGCTGGATCAGCAATCGACTGCCGAGCTGCACAACAAACTCACCCGACACTGATCGTTCCCACGCTCCGCGTGGGAACGATCGGTTGCGAGGATTATTGGGTGCGCGCCTGATCCGGCAGGCACACCGATGAATGCTCCGATGCAAGCTCATCGCCTTGCAGCGGCTCGACAGCTTGCCGGGGCATCAACACCTGCTGTGGATAAGTCTGCGCGAAATGCACCCACGGGCTGTTATCCACAAGCTTTTTCAAACGCTGGTTGAACGCTCGACTCACTGCGTATTGCCCTCCCGACACGGTGCGAAACTGTGCCGTCAGCACCACGCCGTTGAGGTCCATCTTGTCGACACCAAACACATCCAGCGGCCCTTGCAGGTTGTACTTGAGGAACGCATCGTCGCGGATGGAATCCCCGGCCTCGCGGATCAACTCGATAGCCTTGTCGACATCGGTGTCGTAAGTGAATTGCACCGAGAAGAACGCATAGGCGAATTGCCGCGATTGATTGGTCACGGCCTTGATCTGACCGAACGGCACCGAGTGCACAAAGCCCTTGCCGTCACGCAGGCGCAAGGTGCGGATGGTCAGGCCTTCGACGGTGCCGGCGTGGCCAGAGTCGAGGACCACCCAATCGCCAATCGACAACGTGTCTTCAATGATGATGAACAACCCGGTGATCACATCCTGCACCAGCTGCTGGGAACCGAAACCGATGGCCAGCCCCACGACACCGGCACCGGCCAGAAAAGGTGCAACGTTGATCCCCAGGTTAGCCATGGTGGTGATCGCGCAGATCACCACCAGAATGATTTTGATCGCGTTGCGCAGCAGCGGCAGGATGGTTTTGATCCGGGTGCTGGGCTGGCGCGCCGAGCGTTTGCTGACGGGTGGCTTCAGGGCTTCTTGAATCGCCGTGTCCAACACCACCCAGACCATCCAGGTCACCAGGAAAATCAAACCGATGCGGCTCAGGGAATCACTGATCGCCCGGCCGACCGAATTGCTCACCGCAAATTCGAACAGCGACACCCCCCAGATGCGCCCCAGTACATCGATGAACACAATCGCCAGGGCGATGCGCAGCAACGCGTGGGAAAGGCTGAGAAAGCGTTCCTTGTAGGCACTGCTGCGACGCACGGCCAACTCACTGCGCGACTTGAACAAATGATGAAGCGACGTACTGAGAAACACCGTCGCAATCAGCAAGACAGTAGTAAACAGCGCGCAGCGAAGCACTTCCTGGTTGTCATCGCCGATGCCGATCAGGTTGATCACCGACACCAGCACCATCAACAGAATCGGCCAGTACCAGAGCCCGGAAAAGATCCGCAGCATTTCACGCAAGGCCGGCTGGCTGAGGCGCTGGGCCAACGGCAAAATGCGGATCAGATGGGCAACCGGACGGCGCATCTTGATCACCAGAATGCCAAAGGTGACCGAGGCCGCCACCCCGGTGAACACCGCGACGCTGCTGGTGAGATTGCCGCCAAGCAGACGGGCGATCTGCGGGCTGGTCAAGCCGTCGCTCAGCGCCACGAGGAAGCCCATCAAAAACAGCGGTCGTGGGCTGTACTGATGAATAAGCTGCACCGCCCGGCGCTTGTGGCCAGCGTTGAACAGCACCACCAGCGACAACAGCAACGACGCGGCGAAGATGCCGCTGCTGGTGGCATAAGCGAAACACAACGCCAGGGCCCGGCCAGCGGACACTTGCAGGAAGTGGCTGACGTACAGCGTCAGCGGCAGGCTGATCAGCGCCGGAACCGTGTAGGGCAACACATAACCGAGTAACGCCTGACCGCGCTCGCGAGTCAGCAACAGGCGGTTCTGGCACAGACGTTTGGCGAGCAGACCGCCAAGCAACCAGAGCAGCGCGAAAACGCCAAGCCACACGCCGGACAACAGCAGGAAATCCCCCGCCACGCTCCAGCTCGAACGAGATGAGGGATGATTGACCAGTTGATCCACCTCAACCGCGGCCCGGTCTGCCCGCAGACGCCAGGCATCCAGCAGGTCCTCGTTGAGATCGAGTTTCCCCTGGACTTGATCAATGCTCGAACTGATCGCCCCCAGCAAACCACCCTGTACCAGCGGTTCGGGGTGGGCCAATGGAGTCGCGGTGGTGGCCGGCACGCCCGGCAGTGCGGCGGCAGCCTCCAGCTCGTTGCTGCCCAGAATCGCCAATGCCCCCAGTAGTATCGCGGTCTTGAACTTGAACAAACGCGGTGCTCCTGCAAAAGGGTCTGTAAGGAACTGATCGGGGAATTGTAGGCAAGTTCGGTTTTGGCCGTGAGATTACAAGCCAATGCGACTCCCTGTGGCGAGGGGGCTTGACCCCGTTGGGCTGCGGAGCGGCCCAAAACCCGTCAATCGGTATTCTCCAGATACACCGCGAACAATGGGTTTACGCCTGCTTCGCAGTCGAACGGGGGCAAGCCCCCTCGCCACAGGTATTTTTCAGCCCGAGGTGATCTTTGCGCGCAAGGCAAATATCAAATGCCCATCCCCCTATTTTTCCGCATAACCCAAACCCCGACACTGCGCTCCATCAATCAATCCACCGGAGTTGCAGTCATGCCCATTGCCTTGCTCGCGCTGACCCTCAGCGCCTTCGCCATCGGGACGACCGAGTTCGTCATCGTTGGCCTGTTACCCACCATCGGCGCCGACCTTGGCGTCAGCCTGCCGTCCGCCGGCCTGCTGGTCAGTCTCTACGCATTGGGCGTTGCCATCGGCGCCCCGGTGCTGACCGCCCTCACCGGCAAAGTCCCGCGCAAACTGCTGCTGTTGTCGCTGATGGTGCTGTTCACCCTGGGTAACCTGCTGGCCTGGAAAGCGCCGAGTTACGAGTCGCTGATCATTGCGCGGATCGTCACCGGCCTGGCCCACGGGGTGTTCTTCTCGATTGGCTCGACCATCGCCACCAGCCTCGTGCCGAAAGAGAAAGCCGCCAGCGCGATCGCCATCATGTTCACCGGCCTGACGGTGGCCTTGGTGACCGGCGTGCCACTGGGGACGTTCATTGGTCAGCATTTCGGCTGGCGTGAAACCTTCCTCGCGGTGTCCGCCCTGGGGGTGATCGCGTTCATCGGCAGCCTGCTTTACGTGCCGAAAAACATTGCCCACAGCAAACCCGCTTCACTGTTGCAGCAATTGCAGGTGCTCAAGCAACCCCGTCTGCTGCTGGTGTACGCCATGACCGCGGTCGGTTACGGCGGCTCATTCATCGCATTCACCTTCCTGGCACCGATTCTTCAGGACATTTCCGGCTTCAGCGCCAGCACCGTCAGCCTGGTGTTGCTGGTCTACGGCATCTCAGTGGCCGTCGGAAACATCTGGGGCGGCAAACTGGCGGACAAACGCGGCCCGATCAGCGCCCTGAAAATCATCTTCGCCCTGCTTGCCGCCGTGTTGTTCGTACTGACCTTTACCGCTGGCAGCCCATGGCTGGCCCTGGCCACCGTGCTGGTCTGGGGCGCGGTTGCATTCGGCAACGTGCCGGGCCTGCAGGTTTACGTGGTGCGTCAGGCCGAACATCACACCCCGCATGCGGTGGACGTAGCGTCGGGCCTGAACATCGCAGCGTTCAACCTCGGCATCGCCGGTGGCGCGTGGGGCGGTGGCTTGATCGTTGCTCACATGGGCCTGATCCACACTGCATGGATCGGTGGCCTGGTGGTGTTGGTGGCGTTGGCGCTGACCGCGTGGAGCGGTCGTCTTGATCGATTAGGTCCGGCATATGCCGAATCGGTTGAAGGTTTAACCCGAGTAGTCACAGGCCACTGATGCCCCTGTGGGAGCGGGCTTGCCCGCGATGGCGGCGGCACATCCAGCGATGATGTGACTGACACACCGCTTTCGCGAGCAAGCCCGCTCCCACATTTGATCTGCGGTGTTTTGTCGAGCGTGTACCGTCCGTAGCCCCGTCGAAACTTTCTCGCCTGCCGCGCAGTCATCAAAAGACAGGGCGGTCCGAAGACCATTAGACGGGAGGCGACATGGCGGCGATCCACATCGGCATTTCAGGCTGGCGCTACACGCCCTGGCGGGGGGAGTTCTACCCGAAGGGGCTGACCCACAAACGCGAATTGCAATTCGCTTCACGGGCCGTCAACAGCATCGAAATCAATGGATCGTTTTACGCCCTGCAACGGCCGGAACGGTATGCCCAGTGGTACGCCGAAACCCCGAGGGGCTTCGTTTTCAGCGTCAAAGCCCCGCGCTTCATCACCCACATCAGGCGACTGCGAGACATCCATAAACCCTTGGCGAATTTCTTTGCGTCGGGGGTGCTGGAACTCAAGGAAAAACTCGGCCCGATCCTCTGGCAATTCCCACCCAACTTCAAATTCAATGCCGAGTTGTTCGAGACCTTTCTGGAGCAGTTGCCCCGCAACACCGAAGAGGCCGCCGCCCTCGCCCGCCAGCATGATTCGCACCTGAACGGTCACGCCAGCCTGAAGGCCTATGGAAAAAAGCCTTTGCGCCATGCCATAGAAATCAGAAACGAGAGCTTCGTCGACCCCGCCTTCATCCGCCTGCTCAAACGCCACAATGCTGCGCTGGTTATCGCTGACACCGCCGGTAAATGGCCGTACCGCGAGGACCTCACCAGCGACTTCGTTTACCTGCGCCTGCACGGTGCCGAAGAACTCTATGCCAGCGGTTACACCCCCGAGGCGCTGAAACGCTGGGGCGACCGGATCGAGGCTTGGCACCACGGCCGGCAACCGCCCGACCCGCAGCTGATCGCCCCCCGGCAAAAGCCCAAGGCGCGCAAATCCCGTGAGGTGTTTTGCTACTTCGACAACGACATCAAAGTCCGCGCGCCCTTCGATGCCCGCCGCTTGCTGGAGCGCTTTCACCTGGATAAAGACCTCGCCACCCGCCCCGGTGAACGGGCCGCCGAAGGAGTGCTGTCATGAGCATTCCCGAACAGGTCGGCCCTCGCGATGAACAGCCCCCCATCATCACCGCCGTGCGGCGCTTCACGGTGCTGACGGTCAACACGCACAAGGGGTTCACCGCGCTCAACCGGCGCTTTATCCTGCCGGAACTGCGCGAAGCGGTGCGCAGCGTGTCCGCTGACGTGGTGTTTTTGCAGGAAGTCCACGGCACTCACGAGCATCACCCTCAGCGCTACACCAATTGGCCGGCGATGCCGCAATACGAGTTCCTCGCCGACACCCTATGGCCGCAGTTTGCCTATGGGCGCAACGCGGTCTATCCGGCGGGCGATCACGGCAATGCACTGCTGTCGAAATTCCAGATCA of the Pseudomonas frederiksbergensis genome contains:
- a CDS encoding mechanosensitive ion channel family protein yields the protein MFKFKTAILLGALAILGSNELEAAAALPGVPATTATPLAHPEPLVQGGLLGAISSSIDQVQGKLDLNEDLLDAWRLRADRAAVEVDQLVNHPSSRSSWSVAGDFLLLSGVWLGVFALLWLLGGLLAKRLCQNRLLLTRERGQALLGYVLPYTVPALISLPLTLYVSHFLQVSAGRALALCFAYATSSGIFAASLLLSLVVLFNAGHKRRAVQLIHQYSPRPLFLMGFLVALSDGLTSPQIARLLGGNLTSSVAVFTGVAASVTFGILVIKMRRPVAHLIRILPLAQRLSQPALREMLRIFSGLWYWPILLMVLVSVINLIGIGDDNQEVLRCALFTTVLLIATVFLSTSLHHLFKSRSELAVRRSSAYKERFLSLSHALLRIALAIVFIDVLGRIWGVSLFEFAVSNSVGRAISDSLSRIGLIFLVTWMVWVVLDTAIQEALKPPVSKRSARQPSTRIKTILPLLRNAIKIILVVICAITTMANLGINVAPFLAGAGVVGLAIGFGSQQLVQDVITGLFIIIEDTLSIGDWVVLDSGHAGTVEGLTIRTLRLRDGKGFVHSVPFGQIKAVTNQSRQFAYAFFSVQFTYDTDVDKAIELIREAGDSIRDDAFLKYNLQGPLDVFGVDKMDLNGVVLTAQFRTVSGGQYAVSRAFNQRLKKLVDNSPWVHFAQTYPQQVLMPRQAVEPLQGDELASEHSSVCLPDQARTQ
- a CDS encoding MFS transporter, whose translation is MPIALLALTLSAFAIGTTEFVIVGLLPTIGADLGVSLPSAGLLVSLYALGVAIGAPVLTALTGKVPRKLLLLSLMVLFTLGNLLAWKAPSYESLIIARIVTGLAHGVFFSIGSTIATSLVPKEKAASAIAIMFTGLTVALVTGVPLGTFIGQHFGWRETFLAVSALGVIAFIGSLLYVPKNIAHSKPASLLQQLQVLKQPRLLLVYAMTAVGYGGSFIAFTFLAPILQDISGFSASTVSLVLLVYGISVAVGNIWGGKLADKRGPISALKIIFALLAAVLFVLTFTAGSPWLALATVLVWGAVAFGNVPGLQVYVVRQAEHHTPHAVDVASGLNIAAFNLGIAGGAWGGGLIVAHMGLIHTAWIGGLVVLVALALTAWSGRLDRLGPAYAESVEGLTRVVTGH
- a CDS encoding DUF72 domain-containing protein — encoded protein: MAAIHIGISGWRYTPWRGEFYPKGLTHKRELQFASRAVNSIEINGSFYALQRPERYAQWYAETPRGFVFSVKAPRFITHIRRLRDIHKPLANFFASGVLELKEKLGPILWQFPPNFKFNAELFETFLEQLPRNTEEAAALARQHDSHLNGHASLKAYGKKPLRHAIEIRNESFVDPAFIRLLKRHNAALVIADTAGKWPYREDLTSDFVYLRLHGAEELYASGYTPEALKRWGDRIEAWHHGRQPPDPQLIAPRQKPKARKSREVFCYFDNDIKVRAPFDARRLLERFHLDKDLATRPGERAAEGVLS